From Methylomagnum ishizawai, a single genomic window includes:
- a CDS encoding relaxase/mobilization nuclease domain-containing protein encodes MIVKINPRGRSFKGVTDYLSHDKQAQTSERVSWHQTGNLHTDDLHKAARFMAWTDMNASELKRISGGSRAGRETKAGGIYHYSLSWHESETPTQEDQRQAGLETLRRLGLSEHQYYMVGHNDTRNPHIHIVANLTHPETGKRHVPSFDKRALQEWALEYEKTHGLHCKAREQNAKTRARGEQTKHQDTRQPSAASITQIYHAARDGKAFAAALEGQGYTLAQGRRGGLVIVDPSGDIHKLARQIDGIKTADIKAKLADLETKALPDAETLKKTRQPAPQKESQAPESKRADQGKPDRASSLKALLNERAQPPATFRPTPALREVLNEKAQAVPHVKKPQEEEQTRQRIRQALSARAPEKKEKAPAPPPMEQSRATANDNRQGGDLRQAFKPATRQEKSHKPERQPAPDPGEGRNDPELER; translated from the coding sequence GTGATCGTGAAAATCAACCCTAGGGGGCGCAGTTTCAAGGGGGTAACGGACTATCTCAGCCACGACAAGCAAGCCCAGACATCGGAAAGGGTTTCATGGCACCAGACCGGAAACCTTCATACCGATGATTTGCACAAAGCCGCCCGGTTTATGGCGTGGACGGATATGAACGCGAGTGAACTCAAGCGGATAAGCGGGGGTTCCAGGGCCGGGCGCGAGACAAAGGCCGGAGGGATATATCACTATTCACTCTCGTGGCATGAAAGCGAAACCCCTACCCAGGAAGACCAGAGGCAGGCCGGTTTAGAAACCTTGCGGCGCTTGGGATTATCAGAGCATCAGTATTACATGGTGGGGCATAACGACACCCGAAATCCCCATATCCATATCGTTGCCAATCTCACGCACCCGGAGACGGGCAAGCGGCATGTGCCGAGCTTTGATAAAAGGGCGTTGCAGGAATGGGCGCTAGAGTATGAGAAAACGCATGGCTTGCACTGCAAGGCGCGGGAACAAAACGCTAAGACCCGCGCACGCGGCGAACAGACTAAGCACCAGGACACGCGCCAGCCAAGCGCCGCATCTATTACCCAAATTTATCACGCCGCCAGGGATGGAAAGGCTTTCGCCGCCGCTTTGGAAGGCCAGGGTTATACCCTTGCCCAAGGGCGCAGGGGCGGGCTTGTGATCGTTGATCCTTCGGGCGATATTCACAAACTTGCAAGGCAAATTGACGGGATTAAAACCGCAGACATAAAGGCCAAACTCGCCGACCTTGAAACCAAAGCCTTGCCCGATGCCGAAACCCTCAAGAAAACCCGACAGCCCGCCCCGCAGAAGGAATCACAAGCACCAGAGTCCAAGCGTGCGGACCAGGGAAAGCCAGACCGCGCTTCCAGCCTCAAGGCGCTCTTGAACGAGCGGGCGCAGCCGCCCGCCACTTTCAGGCCAACGCCCGCCTTGCGCGAGGTTCTGAACGAAAAGGCGCAGGCCGTGCCGCACGTCAAAAAACCACAGGAAGAAGAACAGACCCGGCAACGGATACGCCAAGCCTTGAGCGCCAGAGCGCCAGAGAAGAAAGAAAAAGCCCCGGCCCCGCCGCCGATGGAGCAATCCCGCGCCACGGCCAACGACAACCGCCAGGGCGGGGACTTGCGCCAAGCGTTCAAGCCCGCCACCCGCCAGGAGAAGAGCCACAAGCCGGAACGCCAGCCCGCGCCAGACCCCGGTGAAGGTCGCAATGATCCAGAGCTAGAGCGGTGA
- a CDS encoding ParA family protein, translated as MPTIVFASSKGGAGKTTAAILLAGGLSQIAERQSIQITLIDADPNQHSAKWALKPNCPQNLKLVQNATADNILDAIEEGEKNDGFVIVDLEGTASLTVTSAASRADLVIIPCQGSQADAEEAAKTIKLLKNQGRVLGRNIPFAVLMTRTNPAIVPRTLLHITSEFERAGIDLFTCSIIDREAFRAVLSFGGLVSNLPKSEVSGIEKATDNMRAFVLEVIEKLTAHKNAQPGRRAYHG; from the coding sequence ATGCCAACCATTGTTTTTGCCTCCTCCAAAGGCGGCGCGGGCAAAACAACCGCCGCCATCCTTCTCGCCGGGGGCTTATCCCAAATCGCGGAGCGCCAATCCATACAAATTACGCTCATCGATGCGGACCCCAACCAGCACAGCGCCAAATGGGCGCTCAAGCCCAATTGCCCGCAAAATCTGAAACTCGTTCAGAACGCCACCGCCGATAACATCCTTGATGCCATAGAGGAGGGCGAGAAAAACGACGGGTTTGTAATTGTCGATTTAGAAGGCACGGCAAGCCTTACCGTCACCAGCGCCGCCAGCCGCGCCGATCTTGTGATTATCCCTTGCCAGGGTTCGCAAGCCGACGCGGAAGAAGCCGCGAAAACCATTAAGCTGCTTAAAAATCAGGGAAGGGTTTTAGGCCGGAATATTCCTTTTGCCGTTTTAATGACGCGCACCAACCCGGCCATAGTGCCGCGTACCTTGCTGCACATTACGAGCGAGTTTGAGCGGGCGGGAATTGACCTGTTTACATGTTCGATTATCGACCGCGAAGCTTTCCGCGCCGTTCTTTCCTTTGGTGGACTTGTATCCAACCTGCCAAAAAGTGAAGTGTCCGGCATAGAAAAGGCCACAGACAATATGCGGGCCTTTGTTTTGGAAGTGATAGAGAAGCTAACGGCCCATAAAAACGCTCAACCCGGCAGGAGGGCATATCATGGCTAA
- a CDS encoding plasmid mobilization protein encodes MKKPEARPNKTARLPETRVTPEELGIIKAKAEKAGLSVSEYQRRALINGRVIVRESRADPDLIRNLAAIGNNLNQLVRKTHIHEETDTQKMRDILAVIEELIGGLLGDRENQP; translated from the coding sequence ATGAAAAAGCCCGAGGCCCGGCCCAACAAGACGGCGCGTTTGCCAGAAACACGGGTCACGCCAGAAGAGCTAGGGATTATCAAAGCCAAGGCCGAGAAGGCCGGGTTGAGCGTCAGCGAGTATCAGCGCCGCGCACTGATAAACGGGAGAGTCATTGTTCGGGAAAGCCGCGCCGATCCTGATTTAATCCGCAACCTTGCCGCCATCGGCAATAACCTGAACCAGCTTGTCCGCAAAACCCATATCCACGAGGAAACCGACACCCAAAAGATGCGGGACATCCTGGCCGTGATCGAGGAGCTTATCGGGGGGCTTTTGGGTGATCGTGAAAATCAACCCTAG
- a CDS encoding replication protein RepA, which produces MTDEIKPSEAQEPVKQKSLSQKRKESRLLDALHIYTTPASHADLVFIARELVLCTLPHSDPGNVPVWGRTNGKLTLKIQPGYKKDDKTGKYICIGYPYGTIPRLILIWMITEILRTKSRRLELGHHLSDFLAKIGLSLATGGGVRGDAKRVRQQMERLFRSIISFEYSQSDSGRTGSAWVDMQVAPDGFFWWDEKSPDQAVLWGSWIEVGEKFYQAVLANPYPLDIRVLRHIKNSALGIDLYTILNREAYRARKDGKPRFLAWEWLYVQTGNEYTTEHALDNFRRKALEQIAQILEVHSGLLVTLQKGHRGQKSGLVISNHSTPSIAPTPQAPSELPGSEAAARLASLPPKFALVPPMPQPTTRQLRPATVETFRECYPVLDPYECQRAFDYWQAGLPEDKRAKHYDRAFLGFARKWVFGKA; this is translated from the coding sequence ATGACGGACGAAATAAAACCCTCAGAAGCACAAGAACCCGTCAAGCAGAAATCGCTTTCCCAAAAACGAAAGGAAAGCCGCTTGCTGGACGCGCTGCATATCTACACAACGCCCGCCAGCCATGCCGACCTTGTTTTTATCGCCCGCGAGCTTGTGCTTTGTACCCTGCCGCACAGTGACCCCGGAAATGTGCCAGTGTGGGGCAGGACGAACGGCAAGTTAACTTTAAAAATTCAGCCGGGATACAAGAAGGATGATAAAACAGGGAAATATATTTGCATTGGCTACCCTTACGGTACGATTCCCCGCTTGATCCTCATATGGATGATTACCGAGATTTTGCGGACCAAAAGCCGCCGCCTTGAGCTTGGGCATCACTTGAGCGATTTTTTGGCAAAAATTGGCTTGAGCCTTGCCACAGGGGGCGGTGTGCGCGGCGATGCCAAGCGCGTCCGTCAACAGATGGAGCGGCTTTTTCGGTCCATTATCAGCTTTGAGTATTCCCAATCGGATAGCGGGCGCACAGGTAGCGCGTGGGTTGATATGCAGGTCGCGCCGGATGGTTTTTTCTGGTGGGATGAAAAATCCCCGGATCAAGCTGTTCTTTGGGGAAGCTGGATTGAGGTGGGCGAAAAGTTTTATCAGGCCGTTTTGGCAAACCCCTACCCGCTTGATATTCGGGTGTTGCGCCATATCAAAAACAGTGCGCTTGGGATTGACCTTTACACAATCCTGAACCGTGAAGCCTACCGCGCCAGGAAAGACGGCAAACCGCGTTTTTTGGCGTGGGAATGGCTATATGTCCAAACGGGCAATGAGTACACAACAGAACATGCCCTTGATAATTTCCGCCGCAAAGCCCTAGAGCAGATCGCGCAGATTTTAGAGGTTCATAGCGGCTTGCTGGTAACACTCCAAAAAGGGCATAGAGGCCAAAAATCCGGGCTTGTTATCAGCAACCACTCAACGCCTTCAATTGCCCCCACGCCGCAAGCACCCTCAGAGCTTCCAGGAAGCGAAGCCGCCGCCCGGCTTGCCAGCCTCCCCCCGAAATTTGCGCTTGTGCCCCCCATGCCCCAGCCAACCACGCGGCAACTCCGCCCCGCCACTGTGGAGACGTTCAGGGAGTGCTATCCCGTCTTAGACCCCTACGAGTGCCAACGGGCTTTTGATTACTGGCAGGCCGGACTTCCCGAAGACAAACGCGCCAAGCACTACGACCGGGCGTTTTTGGGCTTTGCCCGAAAATGGGTGTTTGGCAAGGCGTAG
- a CDS encoding ribbon-helix-helix domain-containing protein — protein sequence MGDNTTRWTVTVSKETDIAVRSLLAQRGLKKGDLSKFIEDAVRWRVFDQTIAETRAGFADIAPEDLQDLIAEATEAVRNDMRQSLISTSTKEL from the coding sequence ATGGGCGACAACACCACACGTTGGACGGTCACGGTTTCAAAAGAGACGGATATTGCCGTGCGAAGCCTTTTAGCTCAGCGCGGCCTGAAAAAAGGCGATCTATCCAAATTCATTGAGGATGCTGTCAGATGGCGCGTGTTCGACCAGACCATAGCCGAGACGCGGGCCGGATTTGCTGACATCGCGCCCGAGGATTTACAAGACCTTATCGCAGAGGCCACAGAAGCCGTCCGAAACGATATGCGGCAGAGCTTGATTAGCACATCAACGAAAGAACTCTGA
- a CDS encoding putative toxin-antitoxin system toxin component, PIN family — MRVVLDTNVLVSALLVESSLPAKLVTHWRQGRFTLITAVPQLEELARVTRYPKIRARLKPALAGRLVNDLREVAVMVEALPLIDASPDPYDNYLLSIASGGEADYLVTGDKPDLLALGHYGRTRIVSVRDFITLAKFLQ, encoded by the coding sequence ATGCGGGTCGTATTAGATACAAATGTTCTTGTTAGCGCCTTGTTGGTGGAATCCTCGTTACCCGCCAAACTCGTTACGCATTGGCGGCAAGGGCGCTTTACTTTAATTACAGCCGTCCCGCAGCTTGAAGAACTTGCGCGGGTAACGCGCTATCCGAAAATTCGCGCACGTCTGAAACCGGCCTTGGCTGGTCGTTTGGTCAATGATTTGCGCGAGGTTGCCGTTATGGTGGAGGCGTTACCCTTAATCGATGCTTCCCCAGACCCCTACGATAACTATTTGCTATCCATCGCGTCCGGCGGTGAAGCTGATTATCTTGTCACTGGTGATAAACCAGACCTTCTTGCCCTTGGGCATTACGGCAGGACTAGGATTGTTTCCGTGCGCGACTTCATTACATTAGCCAAGTTTTTGCAATAG
- a CDS encoding recombinase family protein, giving the protein MKYGYARVSTEDQKADLQIAALEKAGCEYVFTDTASGASSKRPELARCLESLRAGDTLVVWKLDRLGRSLSHLVAVLSDLQAKGVAFQSLTEAIDTQNAAGRLMGHILGALAEFERALIVERTQAGLKAAKRRGQKLGRRPALSEDQRKHARELLAGGQSPATVAKLLNVCRATLYNSLKDKAG; this is encoded by the coding sequence ATGAAATACGGCTATGCGCGGGTATCGACGGAAGACCAGAAAGCGGACTTGCAGATTGCCGCTCTCGAAAAGGCGGGCTGTGAATACGTCTTCACCGACACGGCAAGCGGCGCTTCGTCCAAGCGGCCCGAACTGGCCCGCTGTCTCGAATCCCTCCGGGCCGGGGATACCCTGGTGGTGTGGAAGCTCGACCGCCTGGGCCGCTCGCTCTCGCATCTGGTGGCGGTGCTGAGCGACTTGCAGGCCAAGGGCGTAGCCTTCCAATCCCTGACAGAAGCCATAGATACCCAAAACGCGGCGGGGCGACTCATGGGGCATATCCTCGGCGCTCTGGCGGAATTCGAGCGTGCCTTGATCGTGGAGCGCACGCAAGCCGGATTGAAGGCGGCAAAGAGGCGCGGGCAAAAGCTGGGGCGTCGGCCCGCGCTCTCGGAAGATCAGCGCAAGCACGCACGGGAATTGCTCGCCGGGGGCCAAAGCCCGGCCACCGTCGCCAAGCTGCTCAATGTCTGCCGCGCCACGCTCTACAACAGCTTGAAGGACAAAGCGGGCTAA